Sequence from the Cucumis sativus cultivar 9930 chromosome 1, Cucumber_9930_V3, whole genome shotgun sequence genome:
tttcatttattctttCACTTAAGTTCATTGTCGAGTAGTTTTTCGTGcttaatatgaaaatgttgTCATCTTTATCTCATAGATGTACATTTTCACTTCTCATTTTTGCTTAGTTCACTCTTAAGGCAACAAAACCACATGCTCTCTACATTGTATCATTCTATTTGCAGATTCTCGAGGTCTTTTATTCTGCCCAAAAAGTTGTACTTCTTCCAACTCgtccactttttttcttttttttatcatgaaaCTTGGACGTTAAGCCTAGGTGTGTACAGGCattgattgatatattttgtacaTGTTCATACTAGACATAGAGCTAGGTAGAACAATTTCTTAATATGGTAGAAGTTTGAGCTATTGTAAGTATCTACTGACCAACTATATGTGCATCGTTCAATGTTATATgcaatttgttaaatattagTTCTTTGATGAAAAGTTtggattaatttaattgattcaatttttaaattgatatgaGCGTCAAAACAAgtatttcaaattgaataatttttcttttgagaaaaaaaggcCTTGACATGCAAAAATGTGTcaagaattaaatatttttattcttgacACTGGATTACTTGATAGATAATAAGTGTTAAGATCAAATATTCTTGATGAATAATATAGGtcaagaataaacaaattcttaaCACGTAAAAAGCGTCAACTGATCTcatatacttgacgtttatgAAGcgtcaaatacattttatcTTGATGCATAAAGActgtcaaagaaaaaaactcttatTCTTGACACTGGAGTACTTATTGCATTTAAAAGCATCAAGTAAACAAATACTTGACACGTAAAAAGAGTCAAGTAAGGCTAACTTTGTAGtaataaattgaaagtatataaaaaagacCATggtgaacattttaaaagtataaagacCAATACATgcatgagaaaaaaattaaaagcgcatggatcaaaattgacattttaaaagtacagaaactaaaaagaaccaaaatcaaaagtacaacgataaaagtaaaatttaaacatactCAACCAATAAATGAAAAGGTGCCATGTTGTACAACACCTATATTCTTTAGATAGTACAAAATTGTTCACTTGTCTTTTATAACATGGTAAATCCTATTTTAATTCTCCATGTATATGATAGAGAATGAgatacatataaaaataatggaaaactACATTAtatgacaaattttttttagaaaaaacagttCATAACACAATTTTTTGGCATATTACAAATTTCGCAAATATGACTAATAATTGACGGTAATCAAATGGTAATCAGATGATAATGAGatgatgcttttaaatttgttaaaatttagaaaatataagtagcacacatactttattataatagtttttttttactatttttacaaactcAATCAATATGTATTTATCAATGCtcttaaattgatatatataatttaaaacctAGACGAACATTTTCGTATGTATGACACACATTCATTTCCCCATTGATGAAAGCAGCAAGCAAGAAGCGTCAactatgtatataaatattcaaatatatattttgtttctgcTCAAAGTAAAGAACTTCGTCAAGTTCACAACAAAAAGTTGACTTATTGTAAATAATTGGATGAGCATGTGAAttgtttatgaattaaatCTCAAGTAAAGTTGATGATTCATTGGCTCCCAAACCCAAATACCTAAATTTAAGGCCACACATCTTGGAGAAATTCACTATAAAAATGGAGATACTTTCATGTATTTTCCAAACAATAACACAAAATTTGAGAACTAATTATATCATCCTATAGTTTCCAATATGGGAAGAATTGCCttattatttctcttcttgttcttctcaGTTGCTGTCGAAGGAGCTCCACAGGCCAAGAAAGTTAAATGCAATGACGATAATTATCCTCAATGTTACAAATCGGACCATTATTGTCCTGCTGATTGTCCTCAAACTTGTGTTGTAGATTGTTCATCTTGCAAACCTGTCTGCAATCCCCCTCCTCCGCCCCCTCGCAAACTCAAATCTCCACCACCGCCCTATATTTACTCTTCTCCCCCACCACCTCCTTATATTTACTCTTCCCCTCCGCCACCACCCCCACGTGTTTACTCTTCTCCCCCACCACCTCCTTATATTTACTCTTCCCCTCCGCCACCTCCTCCTTACATTAATGCTTCGCCTCCACCACCTCCACCATCTACGTCGCCTCCAACTCCAACTCCGTCCACTCCAACATCTCCGCCACCGTCATCTGAGGGGTCGGGGCAAAAGAAAGCTAGGTGCAAGAATAGGGGCTATCCACATTGTTATGGCATGGAGCTAAGTTGTCCAAGTTCTTGTCCTGACCATTGCGAGGTTGATTGTGTTACTTGCAGCCCCGTTTGCAGTAAGTTTTCTCACGCACCTTCATATAGGTATTATAGCATACCATTTAAGACATGATTTTAgttattcaaaacaatttttgataaaatgaaactGGATTTCGAGAATGACATTCTGATttgaatatgagaaaaatgatttcaacTTCAAACCATTCTTCAACATGAATTTTGTATGTGTTAAACAAAAGAGGGAGATCATCTAAGCAAACTAATGCTGAtgttgattaaaataatatggtcctaattttatataatatagaaaatgcatgaagtgaaattgaataatttgaaagcATAACAATCGAACcatatttttataacttttattatatttatcgaatattttagaacatagtatataaaattgattcatttttcAGATTGATTGATTTCAACTTagcaaaaacatttttttgacCTGAACGAGATATTTAAAACCCAAAGCGTAGCGTAAGCACCTAACGCGCTAAAAAGTTATAACATATACCAAgctttaaatgttttaatgctgaaaaaaatatgaatgctTTAGATTTATAGAAATGTTTATgcaaatatgaataaaaatgtcaatatatatccataagaataaaatatttgttacagtattatatatacataatacaTCTTTTAGGGTTGcaaattgttgttattttctttaatatgtATCCATTGATGGAACTGTAGATTCACCACTGATGGTCATGTCGAAATTAGTATTATTGTATGGATATCATCATGGGTTTTATACTTCTTAAGTATTCTTTACTTTGATGTATGCACAGATTGCAACCGTCCAGGCTCAGTTTGCCAAGACCCAAAATTTGTTGGTGGAGATGGAATCACCTTCTACTTCCATGGCAAAAAAGACCAAGATTTCTGCATCGTCACTGACTCGAACCTTCACATCAACGCCCACTTCATCGGCCGACGAAACGTCAACATGAAGCGGGACTTCACTTGGGTTCAATCTCTCGGCATCCTCTTCGACTCCCACAAGCTCTTCATAGGCGCTCAAAAAACTGCGACATGGAATGATGCTACCGATCGCCTCTCTGTCTCCCTTGACAATGAAACCATCATCCTCCCTAACCAGGAGGGTGCGACCTGGAGTAATTCAACCTCCAACAAGGGGATCACAATAACAAGGACTCAGAACACGAATGCAGTCGAGATTGATGTCCCTGGAAACTTCAAGATCAAAGCTGTCGTGGTTCCAATAACGGAAATGGATTCAAGGATCCATAACTATGGGATTACACAAGAGGACTGCTTTGCACATTTG
This genomic interval carries:
- the LOC101207483 gene encoding uncharacterized protein LOC101207483 codes for the protein MGRIALLFLFLFFSVAVEGAPQAKKVKCNDDNYPQCYKSDHYCPADCPQTCVVDCSSCKPVCNPPPPPPRKLKSPPPPYIYSSPPPPPYIYSSPPPPPPRVYSSPPPPPYIYSSPPPPPPYINASPPPPPPSTSPPTPTPSTPTSPPPSSEGSGQKKARCKNRGYPHCYGMELSCPSSCPDHCEVDCVTCSPVCNCNRPGSVCQDPKFVGGDGITFYFHGKKDQDFCIVTDSNLHINAHFIGRRNVNMKRDFTWVQSLGILFDSHKLFIGAQKTATWNDATDRLSVSLDNETIILPNQEGATWSNSTSNKGITITRTQNTNAVEIDVPGNFKIKAVVVPITEMDSRIHNYGITQEDCFAHLDLSFKFYALSGDVNGVLGQTYSSNYVSKVKMGVAMPVFGGLNEFASSNIFATNCRVARFSGELDEKDDSSLEAEVYANMMRCGSDIEGGVVCKR